GAATTTCTTGAGAAATTGGGCATTAAGTGCGATAAAGTGCTGAAAATCAGGGAAGGAAGGCCTAATGTTCTGGATCTTTTAAAGAATGGTGAAATAGATCTTATAATAAATACGCCCGAGGGAGGTGAAGCAAGAAGCGACGGTTATTATTTAAGGACTGCTGCTTCATTGCTTAATATTCCGTGCATTACAACAATTTCAGGAGCCAGTGCAGCAATACAGGGAATATATGAATTGAAAATAAATTCAAACATAAATGTAAAAGCAATACAGGATTATTAATGAAAACATTAAAAGGCGAGATAATTTCAAATGAAAAAGTAGGCAGGGATTTGTATAAAATGACTGTTTTTTCACCTTATATGGCAAAGAACTGCCTTCCTGGACAATTTGTAAATATAAGATGTTCCAAAAGCGGAGTTTACGACCCGCTGCTCAGAAGGCCTTTCAGCATATATGATCTGGAGGAAGATTTTAAGGTTTTTTCAATTCTTTATTTGCTGAAAGGCAAAGGAACGCATTATTTAAAATCTCTTGAACCCGGTGATGTAATTGATTTCATAGGTCCGCTTGGCAATGGAATCAGGACGGATGAAAACAGTAATAAAAAATATCTTCTTATAGGCGGCGGCATAGGTGTAGCACCTCTTTATTATCTTGCAAAATATCTGAATCTTAAAAAGAATAATGTTTTTCTGGCAACAGGATTTAAGGACAACAGGTTTCTTTTTTTTGAAAAAACAGTCCAGACTTTAAAAATAAGTTATCATTTCTGTTCCGAGGATGGAACACATGGGGCAAGAGGTATCATAACTGATTTCATAAGTGAAAATATAAACGACTACAGAGATTATACAATATATTGTTGTGGACCTTCAGCAATGTTTAAAACCCTGAAAGAAATATTTGCAGGAAACAATATTGAAGATAAAGCCTACGCTCTGTTTGAAGAAATAATGGCCTGCGGCATAGGAGTGTGCAAGGGGTGTGTAGTGAAAACATTGGATAAAAACAATAATTATGTCTATAAGACTGTATGTAAAGACGGGCCTCTTTTTAATTTGGGGGAGGTAGTTTTTGAGTAATTTTAACGATCAGAGACTTGCAGTAAGAATAGGGGATATATTTTTAAAAAATCCGGTAATCATGTGTTCAGGCACTTTTGCCAGCGGCATAGAATACAATGAGATCTATGAAACACAGATTCTCGGAGCTGTCACAACCAAAAGCTTTTCGCTAAAACCCATGGAAGGCAACAGACCGCCAAGGCTATGCGAAACTCCGTCAGGACTTTTAAATTCAATAGGCCTGCAGAATGAAGGGATTGATTATTTTATAAATGAACAGCTTCCAATTATCAGGGAATTAAAAATCAGTACTATTTTAAGTATTCTGGGCACAAGCAGTTCAGAATTTGCTGAAATCGCTTCAAAAATAATAAAAATAGAGCATGAATTGATTGCAGTAGAACTGAATCTGTCCTGTCCCAATGTAAACAAAGGCGGCATAACTCTTGGTTCCATTCCTGATTCTGTTGAAGAGGTGACTGCGGTTGTCAGAAAAACTCTCAATATACCTGTTATAGTCAAACTAAGCCCCAATAATGATAATCTGTCAGAAATTGCAAAAAGGGCTAAAAACGGAGGCGCCACATGTGTTTCTCTTATAAATACACTGATAGGGATGGCGATTGATATTGATACTTTCAAACCCAAACTGGGAAATGTGATAGGAGGGCTTTCCGGACCTGCAATAAAACCGGTTGCGCTTGCAAAAATATTTTCTCTTTATAAAGCAAGCATTCTTCCCATAATAGGTATGGGCGGAATATTTAACTGGCAGGATGCAGTTGAATTCATGCTTGCAGGTGCAAGTGCGGTCGGGCTTGGCACTGTAAATTTTGTAGAATATGATGCCGCAGTAAATGTCCTGAACGGACTGATTGATTTTATTTCAAAAAGAAATTTAAAAAATATAAGTGATTTAACCGGTAAGGTGAAAGCAGGGCAGTGAGTTGGAAAATTATGATTCCGTAAGCGCGGAGAATATCAGGAAAAATTTAAAAACAAAAGACAGGCTTATACTCAGCATGGATGTACCTGCAAAAAATGAAGTACTTTCCATACTCAGAGAACTTGAAAATTCAATATCTACCATAAAAATAGGCCTGGAGCTTATATATAATGAAGGGACGGAAATAATAAAAACGGTCACCGGCTGCGGCTATAAAGTGCTGCTTGACGCCAAGCTAATGGATATACCGAATACGATAGCAGGAGCTTTGAGGGGGATTTCAAAACTCGGAGTAAATATGATTACAATACATGCTTTTGGAGGTTCAGGCATGCTCCTCAGGGCAAAGGAAGAACTTGTCAGCAATTCAGATAAAAATAATCAGGTGCCGCCCC
The nucleotide sequence above comes from Actinomycetota bacterium. Encoded proteins:
- a CDS encoding dihydroorotate dehydrogenase electron transfer subunit, giving the protein MKTLKGEIISNEKVGRDLYKMTVFSPYMAKNCLPGQFVNIRCSKSGVYDPLLRRPFSIYDLEEDFKVFSILYLLKGKGTHYLKSLEPGDVIDFIGPLGNGIRTDENSNKKYLLIGGGIGVAPLYYLAKYLNLKKNNVFLATGFKDNRFLFFEKTVQTLKISYHFCSEDGTHGARGIITDFISENINDYRDYTIYCCGPSAMFKTLKEIFAGNNIEDKAYALFEEIMACGIGVCKGCVVKTLDKNNNYVYKTVCKDGPLFNLGEVVFE
- a CDS encoding dihydroorotate dehydrogenase; amino-acid sequence: MSNFNDQRLAVRIGDIFLKNPVIMCSGTFASGIEYNEIYETQILGAVTTKSFSLKPMEGNRPPRLCETPSGLLNSIGLQNEGIDYFINEQLPIIRELKISTILSILGTSSSEFAEIASKIIKIEHELIAVELNLSCPNVNKGGITLGSIPDSVEEVTAVVRKTLNIPVIVKLSPNNDNLSEIAKRAKNGGATCVSLINTLIGMAIDIDTFKPKLGNVIGGLSGPAIKPVALAKIFSLYKASILPIIGMGGIFNWQDAVEFMLAGASAVGLGTVNFVEYDAAVNVLNGLIDFISKRNLKNISDLTGKVKAGQ
- the pyrF gene encoding orotidine-5'-phosphate decarboxylase, encoding MENYDSVSAENIRKNLKTKDRLILSMDVPAKNEVLSILRELENSISTIKIGLELIYNEGTEIIKTVTGCGYKVLLDAKLMDIPNTIAGALRGISKLGVNMITIHAFGGSGMLLRAKEELVSNSDKNNQVPPLLFGVTVLTSLDDSDLNAFGFSTNYANVVKNLAGTAIKSKIDGIICSPNEVSMLRESFGNNFLIATPGIRLPEDDAGDQKRFNTPEKAIENGADFIIVGRPIIKSADKIGTVKNYLDRMEGN